In the Thermodesulfovibrio yellowstonii DSM 11347 genome, one interval contains:
- a CDS encoding penicillin-binding protein 1A, which produces MKTKIVYIFFFVLLFFIGVIGGYIYWIFSDLPDVKALEGYRPFEASVVYSSDGQVLTEFFYERRKFVPHYEIPEIIKKAFVAAEDVRFYKHPGVDVIGILRALYRDIKAGGIVEGGSTITQQLAKMLFLKPEKSITRKIKEAILSIQIERKYTKDEILGLYLNQAYFGNRAYGIAAASEAYFGKSFKELTHAQIALLASLPKAPSAYNPFKKPDIAIKRRNIVLQKMLEEGFITREQYNEALKEALPEHPYWRKFEAPYFVETLRQELESKYGERLYKDGLRIYSTIDYNLQKKAEEAVRNGLIEIHKRVKPQVQASLIAIDLKTGYVKALVGGNDFWETQYNRVFSLRQPGSAFKPFVYAVALMDGWSPDDTILDSPVSFPGSVQGKSWSPKNYNNEYHGEVPLRKAIALSLNAATVRLASQVGIKNVVEFAEQCGLTTKIHPYLSTALGASDVKPIELTAAYSVFATGKKIKPVFYEKITDHNGITIEENKSEIQQILPEEIVEQMRELLQEVVLSGTAQKAKELGREVYGKTGTTNDFSDAWFVGFDDNLLVGVWVGRDNHKPIGAKEAGARAALPIWIDFMKQTGQMLK; this is translated from the coding sequence ATGAAAACTAAAATAGTTTATATCTTTTTCTTTGTTTTACTTTTTTTCATAGGTGTAATCGGAGGTTATATTTACTGGATTTTTTCAGACCTGCCAGATGTAAAGGCATTAGAGGGTTATAGACCTTTTGAGGCATCAGTTGTATATTCATCAGATGGTCAGGTTCTGACAGAGTTCTTTTACGAAAGGAGAAAGTTTGTCCCTCATTATGAAATACCTGAAATAATCAAAAAAGCTTTTGTAGCAGCAGAAGATGTAAGATTTTATAAACACCCCGGGGTTGATGTTATTGGCATTCTGCGAGCCCTTTACAGAGATATTAAAGCAGGAGGAATTGTTGAAGGTGGAAGCACAATTACTCAACAGCTTGCTAAAATGTTATTTTTAAAACCAGAAAAAAGTATAACAAGAAAAATAAAGGAAGCTATTTTATCAATTCAGATTGAAAGAAAGTATACAAAAGATGAAATATTAGGATTATATCTCAATCAGGCATATTTTGGGAATAGAGCATATGGAATAGCTGCTGCATCGGAAGCTTATTTTGGCAAATCTTTTAAAGAGCTAACTCATGCTCAGATTGCATTGCTTGCATCACTTCCAAAAGCGCCTTCAGCTTATAATCCTTTTAAAAAACCTGATATTGCCATTAAAAGAAGAAATATAGTTTTACAAAAAATGCTGGAAGAAGGATTTATAACAAGAGAACAATACAATGAAGCATTAAAGGAGGCTCTTCCAGAGCACCCCTACTGGAGAAAGTTTGAAGCACCCTATTTTGTTGAGACATTAAGACAAGAGCTTGAGTCAAAATACGGAGAAAGACTTTATAAAGATGGATTAAGGATTTATTCAACAATTGATTATAATCTTCAGAAAAAGGCAGAGGAAGCAGTAAGAAACGGTCTTATAGAAATTCATAAAAGAGTTAAACCTCAGGTTCAGGCTTCATTAATTGCCATAGACCTTAAAACAGGTTATGTTAAAGCTTTAGTAGGAGGAAATGATTTCTGGGAAACACAATACAACAGGGTTTTTTCTTTACGCCAACCAGGAAGTGCTTTTAAGCCCTTTGTTTATGCAGTAGCTCTTATGGATGGCTGGAGCCCTGACGATACTATTCTTGATTCACCTGTAAGCTTCCCAGGTTCAGTTCAAGGAAAAAGCTGGAGTCCAAAAAACTATAATAACGAATATCATGGAGAAGTTCCTCTTCGTAAGGCAATAGCTCTCTCTTTAAATGCAGCAACCGTAAGACTTGCTTCCCAAGTGGGTATTAAAAATGTTGTTGAGTTTGCTGAGCAATGTGGACTTACTACAAAGATTCATCCCTATCTATCAACTGCTCTTGGAGCATCTGATGTTAAGCCAATTGAACTTACTGCAGCCTATTCAGTTTTTGCTACAGGCAAGAAAATAAAACCAGTCTTTTATGAAAAAATTACTGACCATAACGGTATTACAATTGAAGAAAATAAATCTGAAATTCAACAGATATTACCTGAGGAGATTGTTGAACAAATGCGAGAACTTCTTCAGGAAGTAGTGCTCTCTGGGACAGCTCAAAAAGCAAAAGAACTTGGCAGGGAAGTATATGGCAAAACAGGAACAACCAATGATTTTTCTGATGCGTGGTTTGTTGGATTTGATGATAACCTTCTTGTGGGCGTATGGGTTGGAAGGGATAATCATAAACCAATTGGGGCAAAAGAAGCAGGAGCAAGGGCAGCCCTTCCAATATGGATTGATTTTATGAAACAAACAGGTCAAATGTTAAAATAG
- a CDS encoding ParA family protein, whose amino-acid sequence MGKIITIANQKGGVGKTTTALNLGACLSIEGKKVLLVDSDPQGNLTTGVGILRDELSLSLYDLYMNSSSLETAKVQTAYENLWIIPSTIDLVGVEVELVHRENREFVLKKMLSQFGSDFDFIIIDAPPSLGLLTLNCLVCADSLIIPVQCEYYALEGLGLLMKTVELVRAKLNPALKIEGILLTMFDGRNTLSKQVAEEVRKFFGKKVYNTVIPRNVTLAEAPSHGKPAVFYDMRSKGSQSYLSFAMEFLSEESTR is encoded by the coding sequence ATGGGTAAAATAATCACAATAGCAAATCAGAAAGGTGGAGTTGGAAAAACTACCACAGCTTTAAATTTAGGTGCCTGTCTCAGTATAGAAGGGAAAAAGGTTCTTTTAGTAGATTCAGATCCGCAGGGAAATCTTACAACAGGAGTTGGTATATTAAGAGATGAACTTAGTCTAAGTCTTTATGACCTTTACATGAATTCTTCCTCACTCGAAACAGCAAAAGTTCAAACAGCGTATGAAAATTTATGGATTATTCCATCTACAATAGACCTTGTCGGAGTTGAAGTAGAGCTCGTCCACAGAGAAAACAGGGAATTTGTTTTAAAAAAAATGCTCTCTCAATTTGGTTCAGATTTTGATTTTATAATAATTGATGCACCTCCTTCACTTGGTCTTCTTACTCTTAACTGTCTTGTTTGTGCAGACTCTCTTATAATTCCTGTTCAATGCGAGTATTATGCGCTTGAAGGATTAGGATTGCTTATGAAAACAGTTGAACTTGTAAGAGCCAAATTAAATCCTGCTCTTAAAATTGAGGGAATTCTTCTTACTATGTTTGATGGAAGAAACACACTCTCAAAACAAGTTGCTGAAGAGGTTAGAAAATTTTTTGGCAAAAAAGTTTATAATACAGTAATACCAAGAAATGTCACTCTGGCAGAGGCTCCAAGTCATGGAAAGCCAGCTGTTTTTTATGACATGAGATCAAAGGGATCGCAGAGTTATCTAAGTTTTGCAATGGAGTTTTTAAGTGAAGAAAGCACTCGGTAA
- a CDS encoding ParB/RepB/Spo0J family partition protein: protein MKKALGKGLDALIPKVEKAEKEASLIEVPIERILPGIAQPRTGFDEKALKELAQSIKEKGIIQPVVLSRAGDGTFRIIAGERRWRAAKLAGLEKIPAIIKDVSPAEAVEIALIENIQREDLDPVETASAFERLLKEFNITQEELSQRVGKDRATIANYLRILKLPEEIKTYLKDGSLTIGHAKAIVSIDDSQKQKEVAQIVIKKSLSVRQTEELVKRLAKPLLKKQKEKFPEIAQLEDRLTSELGAKVKISHKGKGGRLEIFYNSLDELDGILQRIFKKSFPDS, encoded by the coding sequence GTGAAGAAAGCACTCGGTAAAGGATTAGATGCTTTAATACCAAAAGTTGAAAAGGCAGAAAAAGAAGCTTCATTAATTGAAGTGCCAATAGAAAGAATACTTCCTGGTATAGCTCAACCAAGAACAGGCTTTGATGAGAAAGCTCTTAAAGAACTTGCCCAATCCATTAAAGAAAAAGGAATTATTCAGCCAGTTGTGCTATCAAGAGCAGGAGATGGTACCTTCAGAATAATTGCTGGTGAAAGGCGATGGAGAGCTGCGAAGCTTGCAGGACTTGAGAAGATTCCAGCTATTATTAAGGACGTTTCTCCTGCTGAAGCTGTTGAGATAGCACTCATTGAAAACATTCAGAGAGAAGACCTTGACCCTGTTGAAACAGCTTCTGCATTTGAAAGACTTCTTAAAGAGTTTAATATTACACAGGAAGAACTATCTCAGAGAGTTGGGAAAGACAGAGCAACAATAGCAAACTATTTAAGAATCCTTAAACTTCCTGAGGAGATTAAAACTTATCTTAAAGATGGCTCACTAACAATAGGACATGCAAAGGCAATAGTTTCAATTGATGATTCTCAAAAACAAAAAGAAGTTGCTCAAATTGTTATAAAAAAATCCCTTTCTGTAAGGCAAACCGAAGAACTCGTAAAAAGATTAGCGAAACCTCTTTTAAAAAAACAGAAGGAAAAATTTCCTGAAATAGCACAACTTGAAGACAGACTCACAAGTGAGCTTGGTGCAAAGGTTAAAATCTCACATAAGGGCAAAGGTGGCAGACTTGAAATCTTTTATAACTCCCTTGATGAGCTTGATGGAATTCTTCAGAGGATATTTAAAAAATCTTTCCCGGATTCATAA
- a CDS encoding FAD-binding oxidoreductase, with the protein MKDLNLIHGVDISDVKEDLICYSYDASYAQGAIPELVAWPKNSDEISRIVKWATNKGLKIVPRGAGTGMAGGAIPINSRSIVISLERMIEVIEINPKNFTATVQPGVINGDFQKELLIQSLFYPPDPASLDYCTIGGNVATNAGGPRAIKYGVTRNYVMELEVVLPNGSIVNLGGKTVKRVVGYELKELFIGSEGTLGIISKITLRVLPEPEEVITLLISFKELENAGDCIPKIIGSGIIPRTLEFLDNTCLQIIEENKDLGLSLDSDALLLVELDGELTSIKRQAEKIVDIARKFKGETQIATDYYSRENLWQARRSISPCILKMKDKEKINIDIAVPIDNLSTALTKLKELSLNSDIPIVSFGHAGDGNIHVNILVKKGDEQHRQKGFDLVKKIFEIIVSLGGAISGEHGIGVTKKSYIDLQLSKKNIDLMRAVKRVFDPKEIMNPGKIF; encoded by the coding sequence ATGAAGGATTTAAATTTAATTCATGGTGTAGATATATCTGATGTAAAAGAAGACCTTATATGTTACAGCTATGATGCATCCTATGCTCAGGGAGCGATTCCAGAGTTGGTTGCGTGGCCTAAAAATAGCGATGAGATTTCAAGAATTGTAAAATGGGCTACAAATAAAGGTTTGAAAATAGTTCCAAGAGGAGCTGGAACAGGCATGGCAGGTGGAGCTATTCCTATTAATTCAAGAAGTATAGTAATAAGCCTTGAAAGAATGATAGAAGTGATTGAGATAAATCCCAAAAATTTCACAGCTACTGTTCAACCAGGTGTGATAAATGGAGATTTTCAAAAAGAACTTTTAATTCAGAGCCTTTTCTATCCTCCAGACCCTGCGTCTTTAGATTACTGCACAATTGGTGGCAATGTAGCAACAAATGCAGGAGGTCCAAGAGCTATAAAATACGGTGTTACACGAAATTATGTCATGGAACTTGAAGTTGTTCTTCCAAATGGCTCTATTGTGAATTTAGGTGGTAAGACTGTTAAAAGAGTTGTAGGATATGAGTTAAAGGAACTTTTTATTGGTTCGGAGGGAACTCTTGGAATAATCTCAAAAATAACCTTAAGAGTTTTACCAGAGCCTGAGGAAGTCATCACTCTTCTTATAAGCTTTAAAGAGCTTGAGAATGCAGGAGATTGTATCCCAAAAATTATAGGTTCTGGAATAATTCCAAGAACCCTTGAGTTTCTTGATAACACCTGTCTTCAAATAATAGAGGAAAATAAAGACCTGGGATTATCCTTAGACAGTGATGCCTTACTTCTTGTTGAGCTTGATGGAGAACTCACCTCAATAAAAAGACAGGCAGAAAAGATTGTTGATATTGCAAGAAAATTTAAAGGTGAAACTCAGATCGCTACAGATTACTACTCAAGAGAAAATCTATGGCAGGCAAGAAGAAGTATATCACCATGTATTTTAAAAATGAAGGATAAAGAAAAAATAAACATTGATATAGCTGTTCCTATAGATAATCTTTCAACAGCATTAACTAAATTGAAAGAACTCTCATTAAACTCAGATATTCCAATAGTATCCTTTGGACATGCTGGAGATGGTAACATACATGTAAATATCCTTGTTAAAAAGGGCGATGAACAGCACAGACAAAAAGGATTTGATTTAGTAAAAAAAATTTTTGAGATTATAGTTTCTCTTGGAGGAGCTATATCAGGAGAACATGGAATTGGAGTTACAAAAAAGTCTTATATTGATCTTCAGCTTTCAAAAAAGAATATAGATTTAATGAGAGCTGTAAAAAGAGTTTTTGACCCTAAAGAAATTATGAATCCGGGAAAGATTTTTTAA
- the smc gene encoding chromosome segregation protein SMC encodes MRIKWIELNGFKSFPERTKIELNEGITCFVGPNGAGKSNIIDAFRWVLGEHNPRILRGEKMEEVIFQGTFSKKEKGLAEVTLLLNIKKESTNGNDPETQEIEVKRRLYRTGESYFSINGKQSRLKDIKEIFISEGVDIRTYSIIDQIKINEILFKPSQRKSLLEECAGISLYKLKKTESETKLQSAKENLQRIEDILNELKKQYSLLERQAKKADKYRKVMEELKDAELKVSKTEILNLLGELQKLKNEIENLENKQSKLKEENGKIIEKINHQKKYIAEIEVTIQERDNQIKQGELEKAKIEKELALLAQEELNKKEQIKKLDEENTSIHDEIEKAQQELKNCHIQSQEIEEFIDLIQKEIISEEENLLTLQKEIVEIEKLIEKERKTLFSLTTELANKRNNYQSIKKSLEQVQNRISNIEVRKKEIYQKIRQMETEVKNREIKIKSLKEDYQEEIYKINILKQQLSEAEGLFESQSQILLEKKKIEAIINGKIEALSSEIWEENSNHKLFFECIDVSPEVEELVEIFLDDKLKASIIDKIEEIERVQHKKFFFLKNNDQTTAESPNLPGIKKIKDFLQIKDSEISGEIFENLFIVNSLKEALEKRRAYPQCSFITTKGEVIFSDGFIKVGRPTDLLKKKRMLEDLKAEKNKLTDDIKSIEEEINRIRAKREELKKEIEEKRAYITQLNKEIFQTEERYKTFLKDIEQTKQRLKYMENEEKTIRDEINQNTKLKEEVYVEIQNLSLCIEELEAKIEELKNEQKEILNKNDIHKEAVSNKKIELSTLKEKLNSKKIEIKRLNEHLKTISIKKLKNEEEIEQNKKRINQIEYEKAERIKNLENLNLEINSLKEQRESLLEKLQNEKSVLTELEKSYQRLNEELQSITALLGEKKTIEGEGKIKLENIWNEIYNLYGVDIIKEEFETVQEIEQLKIRITQLKNQLRDIGPVDVDILREYEEVRERYEFLLNQQEDIKTSIKELEEAIRKINSLTRRKLKETFDLLKDKFNNTFQELFGGGKAEIILTDEINILDSEIDIFVQPPGKKSNSINLLSGGEKTLAAIAFVFACLSIRPSPICIFDEIDAPLDDPNILRFRKLIKDLSSKTQFLIITHNKLMMECADYIYGITMQEEGVSTVISLGLKEAEVYA; translated from the coding sequence ATGCGGATTAAGTGGATAGAATTAAACGGATTTAAATCCTTTCCTGAAAGGACAAAAATAGAACTTAATGAAGGAATAACCTGCTTTGTTGGTCCCAATGGAGCAGGAAAGAGCAATATTATAGATGCATTCAGATGGGTACTTGGTGAGCATAATCCCCGTATTTTAAGGGGAGAAAAAATGGAGGAAGTTATATTTCAGGGAACTTTCTCAAAAAAAGAAAAAGGGCTTGCAGAAGTAACACTTCTTTTAAATATTAAAAAAGAGTCAACAAACGGAAATGATCCAGAAACACAAGAGATAGAAGTTAAAAGAAGGCTTTATAGAACAGGAGAATCCTATTTTAGCATCAATGGGAAACAGTCACGGCTAAAAGATATTAAAGAAATTTTCATATCTGAAGGAGTTGATATTAGAACTTATTCAATAATTGATCAGATAAAAATAAATGAAATTTTATTCAAACCTTCTCAAAGAAAGAGTCTTCTTGAAGAATGTGCTGGAATTTCTTTATATAAGCTGAAAAAAACAGAATCTGAGACAAAGCTTCAGTCAGCAAAAGAAAATCTCCAGAGAATAGAAGATATATTAAATGAGCTAAAAAAGCAGTATTCATTACTTGAAAGACAGGCAAAAAAAGCTGATAAATATAGAAAAGTAATGGAAGAACTAAAAGATGCCGAACTAAAAGTTTCAAAAACCGAAATTCTAAATCTTCTTGGTGAACTGCAAAAATTAAAAAATGAAATAGAAAATCTTGAAAATAAACAATCAAAGCTTAAAGAAGAAAATGGAAAAATTATAGAAAAGATTAACCATCAAAAAAAATACATAGCTGAAATTGAAGTCACTATTCAGGAACGAGATAATCAGATAAAACAAGGAGAACTTGAAAAGGCAAAAATAGAAAAGGAATTAGCGCTCCTTGCACAGGAGGAATTAAATAAAAAAGAACAGATAAAAAAACTTGATGAAGAAAACACTTCAATACATGACGAAATTGAAAAGGCTCAACAGGAACTTAAAAACTGTCATATTCAATCTCAAGAAATTGAAGAATTTATTGATCTTATTCAAAAAGAAATAATTAGTGAAGAAGAAAACCTTTTGACTCTTCAAAAAGAGATTGTTGAGATTGAAAAACTTATTGAAAAAGAAAGGAAAACTCTTTTTAGTCTTACAACAGAACTTGCTAATAAGAGAAATAATTATCAATCAATAAAAAAATCTCTTGAACAAGTTCAAAATAGGATAAGTAATATTGAAGTCAGGAAAAAGGAAATATACCAGAAAATAAGGCAGATGGAAACAGAAGTTAAAAATAGAGAGATAAAAATAAAAAGCCTCAAAGAGGACTACCAAGAAGAGATTTATAAAATTAATATTCTAAAACAGCAACTTTCAGAAGCAGAAGGTTTATTTGAAAGCCAAAGTCAGATATTGTTAGAAAAGAAAAAAATAGAGGCTATTATTAACGGAAAAATTGAAGCTCTATCGTCTGAAATCTGGGAGGAAAATAGTAATCACAAATTATTTTTTGAATGTATAGATGTAAGTCCTGAAGTTGAAGAGTTGGTAGAAATCTTTTTAGATGATAAACTTAAAGCATCAATTATAGACAAAATTGAAGAAATTGAAAGAGTTCAACATAAAAAATTTTTCTTTCTGAAGAATAATGACCAAACTACAGCAGAATCTCCAAATCTTCCAGGCATAAAAAAAATAAAAGATTTTTTACAAATAAAAGATTCTGAAATTAGTGGTGAAATTTTTGAAAATTTATTCATCGTAAATAGCTTAAAAGAAGCATTGGAAAAAAGAAGAGCCTATCCACAATGTTCATTCATAACAACTAAAGGAGAAGTAATATTTTCAGATGGATTCATAAAAGTGGGTAGACCTACAGATTTACTCAAGAAAAAAAGAATGTTGGAAGACTTAAAAGCTGAAAAAAATAAATTAACAGATGATATCAAATCTATTGAGGAGGAAATTAATAGAATAAGAGCTAAAAGGGAAGAACTAAAAAAAGAGATTGAAGAAAAAAGAGCATATATTACTCAGCTTAACAAAGAAATTTTTCAGACAGAAGAAAGATATAAAACTTTTCTTAAGGATATTGAACAAACAAAACAAAGATTAAAATACATGGAAAATGAAGAAAAAACAATACGGGATGAAATAAATCAAAACACTAAACTAAAAGAAGAAGTCTATGTAGAAATTCAAAATTTATCACTTTGTATTGAAGAGTTAGAGGCAAAAATTGAAGAGCTTAAAAATGAACAGAAAGAGATTTTGAATAAAAATGATATTCACAAAGAAGCTGTATCAAACAAAAAAATTGAATTGTCTACTCTTAAAGAGAAATTAAACAGTAAAAAAATAGAGATAAAAAGATTGAATGAACACCTTAAAACCATTTCCATTAAAAAACTGAAAAATGAGGAAGAAATTGAACAAAATAAAAAAAGGATAAATCAAATTGAATATGAAAAAGCTGAAAGAATAAAAAATCTGGAAAATCTTAACTTAGAAATAAATTCCTTAAAAGAACAAAGGGAATCTCTTTTAGAAAAACTTCAAAATGAAAAATCAGTCCTTACTGAACTTGAAAAAAGCTATCAAAGACTAAATGAAGAACTGCAAAGCATCACAGCATTGCTCGGAGAGAAAAAAACAATAGAAGGAGAAGGTAAAATTAAGCTTGAAAATATATGGAATGAAATCTATAATCTTTATGGAGTAGATATAATCAAGGAAGAATTTGAGACTGTACAAGAGATAGAACAACTAAAAATAAGAATTACTCAACTTAAAAATCAACTTAGAGATATCGGACCTGTTGATGTGGATATTTTGAGAGAATATGAAGAAGTAAGGGAAAGATATGAGTTTTTACTTAATCAACAGGAAGATATTAAAACTTCCATAAAAGAGCTTGAAGAAGCGATAAGAAAGATTAACTCTCTTACAAGAAGAAAATTAAAGGAAACTTTTGATTTACTTAAAGATAAATTTAATAACACGTTTCAAGAGCTTTTTGGAGGTGGCAAGGCAGAAATAATTTTAACTGATGAAATAAATATTCTTGATTCAGAAATAGACATTTTTGTTCAGCCACCTGGTAAAAAATCCAACAGTATCAATCTTCTTTCTGGAGGGGAAAAAACGCTTGCAGCAATAGCCTTTGTATTTGCTTGTCTTTCAATTCGTCCATCTCCTATATGTATTTTTGATGAAATAGATGCTCCACTTGATGACCCCAATATATTAAGATTCAGAAAATTAATAAAAGATTTAAGCTCTAAAACGCAATTTCTTATAATCACCCATAACAAGCTCATGATGGAGTGTGCAGATTACATATACGGTATTACAATGCAGGAAGAGGGTGTTTCAACAGTTATCTCATTAGGACTAAAAGAAGCTGAGGTTTATGCATGA
- the dsrA gene encoding dissimilatory-type sulfite reductase subunit alpha has translation MTKKYDTPLLDELEKGPFPSFVTEIKKAAAKNAMAADELGQLEKSFRDKVTYWKHGGIVGVRGYGGGVIGRYSQLADQFPGVAHFHTVRVNQPSGLFYNSETIRFICDLWDKYGSGLTNFHGSTGDMVLLGTVTDNLEPLATILSLNGFDLGGSGSAMRTPSCCLGPARCEWAMIDTLDITYDLTQEFQDELHRPQFPYKFKIKTVGCPVDCNASIARADLSIIGTWKGPIAIDQDKVKDYAKKGMNIQEEIVNFCPGKCITWDGNNLTINNSDCLHCMHCITKLAGALKPTPPFGATLLIGAKAPFVIGATLSWVIVPFMEMKPPYQEIKDLIRNMWDWWNEYGKNRERIGELIIRRGMREFLEVCGLEPTPEMVREPRNDPFWFWTEEDLEKKPWEEYLK, from the coding sequence ATGACGAAGAAGTATGACACACCTTTATTGGATGAGCTTGAAAAGGGTCCATTCCCGAGTTTTGTTACTGAGATTAAAAAAGCAGCTGCGAAGAATGCAATGGCTGCAGATGAGCTTGGACAGTTAGAAAAAAGTTTTAGAGACAAGGTGACTTACTGGAAACACGGCGGAATCGTTGGTGTCAGAGGATACGGAGGTGGTGTTATTGGAAGATACTCCCAGTTAGCTGACCAGTTCCCAGGTGTTGCCCACTTCCACACAGTCCGTGTTAACCAGCCTTCAGGACTTTTTTACAATTCTGAAACCATCAGATTTATCTGCGACCTTTGGGACAAATATGGAAGTGGATTAACAAACTTCCATGGTTCTACAGGTGACATGGTTTTATTAGGAACTGTCACAGATAATCTTGAGCCTCTTGCTACCATTCTTAGCCTTAATGGATTTGACCTTGGTGGTTCTGGTTCTGCAATGAGAACACCAAGCTGTTGTCTTGGACCAGCCAGATGTGAGTGGGCAATGATTGATACCCTTGATATTACCTATGATTTAACTCAGGAGTTTCAGGATGAACTCCACAGACCACAGTTCCCATATAAGTTTAAAATCAAAACAGTCGGCTGTCCAGTTGACTGTAATGCATCAATAGCCCGTGCAGACCTTTCTATAATTGGAACATGGAAAGGACCCATAGCAATTGATCAGGATAAAGTAAAAGACTATGCAAAGAAAGGCATGAACATTCAGGAAGAAATAGTTAATTTCTGTCCTGGTAAATGTATTACATGGGATGGTAATAACCTCACAATAAATAATAGCGATTGTTTACACTGTATGCATTGTATTACAAAGCTTGCAGGTGCATTAAAGCCAACACCACCATTTGGTGCAACACTTCTTATCGGTGCTAAAGCACCATTTGTTATCGGTGCAACCCTTTCTTGGGTAATTGTTCCATTTATGGAAATGAAGCCACCATATCAGGAAATTAAAGACCTTATCAGAAATATGTGGGATTGGTGGAATGAATATGGAAAGAACAGAGAGAGAATTGGTGAGCTTATAATTCGTCGTGGTATGAGAGAATTCCTTGAAGTATGTGGACTTGAACCAACACCTGAGATGGTTAGAGAACCAAGAAATGACCCATTCTGGTTCTGGACAGAAGAAGACCTTGAAAAGAAACCTTGGGAAGAATATTTAAAATAA
- the dsrB gene encoding dissimilatory-type sulfite reductase subunit beta: protein MPYVIPDVVDVKQRKTDIGPPHYKNFLPPVIQKNYGDWKTHEILSPGLMVHIANSGDKIWTVRVASPRLLSTDTLRDIADIAEKYCGGYFRFTTRNNVEFLVSDESKVNPLLDELKAKKYMIGGIGSRVSNIVHTQGWIHCHSAAVDASALVKALMDEFADYFTTKETPNKVRFAVACCTNMCGAVHCSDIAFVGIHRKLPRIDHDNFKNLCELPTTMAACPTAAITPDPAKKSIKINAEKCMYCGNCFSVCPALPIADPENDGVAIVVGGKVGNLRKPPMFSKLAVAYLPNTPPRWPEVIKATRKIFDAYVAGAKKHERVGEWIERIGWEKFFAVTGLPFTFQHIDDWTYAFKTFRTTTQFKWTK from the coding sequence ATGCCTTATGTAATTCCTGATGTAGTAGATGTAAAACAAAGGAAAACTGATATAGGACCACCCCATTACAAAAACTTTTTACCACCAGTAATCCAGAAAAACTATGGAGACTGGAAAACACATGAAATATTAAGCCCAGGATTAATGGTTCATATAGCTAATTCTGGTGATAAAATCTGGACAGTAAGAGTAGCATCTCCAAGACTTTTATCAACAGATACTTTAAGAGATATTGCAGACATTGCTGAAAAATATTGCGGTGGATATTTCAGATTTACAACAAGAAACAACGTGGAGTTTCTTGTATCTGATGAAAGCAAGGTAAATCCTCTCTTGGATGAACTTAAGGCAAAGAAATATATGATTGGTGGTATTGGCTCAAGAGTAAGTAATATAGTTCATACACAGGGATGGATTCACTGCCATTCAGCAGCTGTTGATGCATCAGCTCTTGTCAAGGCTTTAATGGATGAGTTTGCTGATTACTTTACAACAAAAGAGACCCCAAATAAAGTGAGATTTGCTGTTGCCTGCTGCACAAATATGTGCGGTGCAGTTCATTGCTCTGATATTGCTTTCGTTGGAATTCACAGAAAGCTTCCAAGAATTGACCATGACAACTTCAAAAACCTCTGTGAGCTTCCAACAACAATGGCTGCATGCCCAACAGCAGCAATTACTCCTGATCCAGCGAAGAAATCCATAAAGATTAATGCAGAAAAATGTATGTACTGCGGTAACTGTTTCTCAGTTTGTCCTGCACTTCCTATTGCAGACCCTGAAAATGACGGTGTTGCAATAGTTGTTGGTGGAAAAGTTGGCAACTTGAGAAAACCGCCAATGTTTTCAAAACTTGCTGTTGCTTATTTACCAAATACTCCACCAAGATGGCCAGAAGTTATAAAGGCTACAAGAAAAATTTTTGATGCCTATGTTGCTGGTGCAAAGAAACATGAGAGAGTAGGTGAATGGATTGAAAGAATTGGCTGGGAAAAATTCTTTGCAGTCACTGGCTTACCATTCACATTCCAGCACATTGATGACTGGACATATGCATTCAAGACCTTTAGAACTACAACACAATTTAAGTGGACTAAATAA